aaaattaaaatgtcaatgtCAAAGTACgcccttaaacaatgagcaaggcCCATAGCGCACATTGAATCATAAAAGGTCCCGCAATGTCAAATGTAGAATAATACATACAAGTCACATATCGACCTGATTAATCTACAAAACAATGGAGGTAAAGCAAAGACGATCTTCAGTATTAactgacaaccactgaattacagacttaatgagtacaacataagaaaacaactataaaattcagttgaaaagggcttaaTTCATTGGACCGATACAAAGCAAACAGAAAACTGAcgaaacaaaaaagacaaagatTTAAGAGTAGTCGCATTTACTCAATATTTTACCCTCTATATTGCGTCAAGTAAGAAAAAGTTGTAAATTGattatgaatatttataaaagaacgTACATTTTTTAGGAGAATTTTCAATCAGTAATTGGTATAGCAAAAGGCACTAACTTTGGAAAAGCAAATGATCTGATAATTGGACTAGGTGCACATTACGATACAGTAAACGAAACAAAAGGtaaataaagtcaacagtagtataccgcttttgGATTTTGAAGAAGCAGATAACAATTGATCAAGATCTTTAATTGAATGTGCAAATTTTTAGAGTACGggtgtttttgttttagaaagagataaacctcatttttcaaactttactCAGCAAGCATTATAAGTACTTACGTCATTTATTTTCAGCTGTGTTAAGCTTTCTGTTAGCTGCTACGCGCGGTTAGCATAATgctaataaacatattttatttgtatgaaaaaaacaaaacatatgataaatgGAACTTCATAGATTGAAATAGCCGAAATTATTCATTTGGTGCatgtgtaaaaatatatgttgtttctttaaaacttaattttggTAGATAAAGTTaagtaaacaaatgatgaattaaagattatgtAAAATTTTCCTTCGACGGATGTCTCTTACCAATATATAGTAATGTctaccataaaaaaaaagtaatgttttaCTTACTGCAAGGGACATTCTCtacgagataaaaaaaaaccaaataaaatatgatttgctttgtttaatcattaatgaaaatgaaatagtgaaataataattcgctttaaGCAGccagtttggttaaatttagtTAAAATAAGCTATGAAACACGAGGAAGAGTACTTCATTTGCCATGTTGAGTTATTAAAAGGACAAGAACGACAACATTGAAAGTAGAATACGCGTCAACCATTTGAATGACTGATTTGATTGACAAAAACTCAATCATATATCCCGGAAAAAATTaggattaacaaatattttgtaattgttaaaaaaaacatcaaataataTCGCTATAAAACGAATTACAAtactatattctattttcagaaattttatCTGTGACGTAACTTTTTGATGGAGTTGATACATTCGTGTGACGTTCATTTTATAATTCTATTGTGCTATATTTGTGAACTGTCGTAAAATACTTTTAAGGTGTGCGTTGGTCTTCGGTTGCTTGCATGAAATGAACTATTACACTATTTATTGATGTATTATTGTGCCCTGAGCAtttttgtactgtattccttaaaatgttctgtaccCAGTCCggattatgacagtttcatagaatagtccgtttctatgtatgttggcgtttgattttgtagcagttcagtatttgtattgttttgggttgtatttttttttgtgggggaGAACACGGGATCCCCTTATAAATGATGTATTTCCCTCAGTTTCGGTTTGTGACATTGAATTATTTTAGTTTAATCGATTAATGACTAATGAACAACGAGATACtacttttgtctttatataaCCTATAATCATATTAAAGCAAGCAGACCTAGATCAATCGAATCCCACGggttttttatatatttatttctatattcatttttttatcggCTTCAATGCCCGTTTAATGTCTTCGGAGGTCAACATGATATTAAATATGATGGCGTTTTGACtttaacaaacataaaatattgagaCATTTATGcattgaaaattgtttatttctttgattcaaactttttattatttggatATATGTGttagtatgttataaatcaaatgtgAAAATGAATTTGACAGTTAATGTCCCTATTAGGGAAAATGGTCCTATTTCTCTGATATATTTTCTATGACACGATTGCATTAAATACacgttaaaatttgtttaacaacGATGTTTAAAAGTTAGTCCTCTTCcagaaaatgtttttgtaaCGCAAATAGTATGCTCTGGGAATAAACGCATACAGTTGAAACGGCGACTTGGCAAACCCCAAATATCCAAACAGTCTAAATATcaatgtaaaactatttctaTGTTCACAGGAGTTAATGATAATGGAGCAGGAGTTGCAGCCATGTTGGAAGTTGTTAGACAATTGACTGATAGGAATAAAAATGGTGTCAAAAGGAAAAATACAATCATTTTTGTAGCATTTGATTTGGAAGAATATGGATGTatgtatattttctgttttcagtCCATATCAATTTAAATCCGTGTTATAaaggtttttgttttcttatttcaaaaacGTATCTCCCTAATTCTTCAGCTGGACAATTTAAATCACATGCCAAAAACATATACCATTACCAACCTGACTAACTAGTGCCTCTAATGTTGATTTTCTGTAAATTGCCACTTTTACTTTGAATAGAAAGTCAATATTGTGagttaaaacaaagttttgtCTGGCATGTTTTCAACTTAGCTATGCCCCGTTCTTCTAAGAGATCAAATTGTATACACCAAAGTTCTCTACTTCTCTTATGTCTTCCTCATAATGCAATATCAAAGCTATCCAGGAGTTTTATATTGGTAAAATTTCTAAGTTATTTGTCTTTGAGATGAAACATAGATATCATATCTGGGAACCAGTTcggaacaaaacaaaacaaaatgtctaTGAATATTAAATTTCCCCCAAAAGAggtgtatttacaaagtgcaacctttacttacatttatttgaatagaaatatttggaaaaacaCCTTTTCTCAtcacaatactttttttttcagaatgatAGCCTAATAGAAATCATTGCAAATCCTCTATTTTTTCTTGTACAGTTCATTTTACACCCCTACccttgtttcatttttttaattatcagcATTCAGTCCTTCCCTAACCCTTGACAGTGCTGTGACAGCACATAATGAGAGCAAACTGTACAAATTTGTTCGAAAGGGAACGACTTACACTCTGAACATTCAATAAGACTAACAAGCAAGAAATATCGATCTTTATACTAGGTCAAAGAcgtcaataaataaattttgaaatgccGCACTTAAATTTACGAAGTTTTATCTCGGGAGGACTCGAAACGGATTATGTTATAATCTTCAGGATGTCAGTAGATAGGCAGAAATAGCGGTTATAGGTGCAGTTGAAACAAAACCAAGTACATGAATTGGCCCCAAAGCTTTATGTCAGGATAGAATCAAATtgcctttcttttttttaccacAGCCTGCCGTGGAACGTCAGATTGCAAGCTCCCTGATGTCCCACTGGCTGGAAGCCGACATTTTCTTAAGGAATGGCTACCTCCATGGTTGATATTAAATTATGGTAATGCTGTACCAGCAGTGATACATGGTGTAATTATATTGGACAGTATGATGAATTATAATACATCAGCTAGATCTCAGACGATTCCACTACAAATAGAAGACACGGTATGCTATACCAATAAATCATATAGGAAATAATAGAAAGTTTACCATTACTgcctttaaaattattattcatcTGTTTGTCCGTCCAATGAACAAATTGACACATGATCTGAAAACATGAGAGTTATTGCAAGACATTGTGTACGTATGTGTGCCACATCAAGTTGTCTAAACCATATGTATTTTGTGGTTAACTGTTAAGCATTTACAAGTAACAGTTAAAATgttggttttcattttttacatcgGACTATGTATTTGGTTCAATATGACGCCTGTTTGCAGTGAGGTCTCAATTTCAACGAAGGGATAAAAAATGTGACACGGAACAATTTGTGTgactatcatacaagtgagaggtttagctagctataaattCAGATATAATCCAGTTgcttctacataaaaaaatgttgggtTTTAACAAGACTTTTCGACAACTATCTCGTTTATCAATCaatctatatatatgtaatgtGAATTATTCCATGTACAAAATTTACTGGTTGTGTCTTTATTTCCGGGGACaattatatttgtcataaaggtgACATAGATGTAAAGGGCCCATTGAAATAAAAAGGTGAAACaattttttgattattttttttcagtttgaaacaGCATTTCCAGAATCCTATGCCAGTATAGCTTCTGACAATTTCCAAGGAGACTTTCTTAATCTGATATACCGAAAACCAACTAACGATTCATACTTAGCTGAAGAATTTCTTAAGTCTTGGGGAGAGCTGGGAAAAGCAAAATATGAAATCGAATCTCTACCTCTTACTTTTACAAAGTTCAGCGAAATACCATCATCTGACGAAAAAAACATCCTTATGAACTTCATGCGAAGTGATCATGGAAATTTCTGGGAAAGTGATTTACCAGCCATCTGGTTGACGGACTCAGGTAATGTGCTATTgtagaattaatttaaaatatattttacagctacattaatatttttgtatcacCTTCAATGTGTTATTCTTGTTAGTTTAGTACCTTGTATTTGTTCTCAGAATGGACACCGTACACTTtgaatataacatgtatgaaatacaaaatataaaattcagcAACTCAGTTTCTGTAAGATGCAAACTagcatttgaataattttaagaaAGAAGATGTTAATTTTGacttatattgaaaatatctaacgtcatttcatttgtttttgcaGCCGATTCTCGGGGTGATATGATACAATGTTATCATAAGGAATGTGATAATCTACAAGTGATGCTGACCGATGAGAATATTAATTTCCTTGGAAAAACTGTTGATGCTATCGTTACTACGATACATAAACTTTCAGAACCATCGGGATCTGGTTTGTACATTTACTATTTCTTCGTTATTGAATTTCGTATTTTTTCATAATCTCTGTATCACTTtgtaaatttgttaatttattgtttattgatttataCGTGTGGTTTAACAACGTGAGGTTTCTATACTACATTTAATGCAGTATGCTGCTTCTGAGGTACTTAGTAGTAAGGTTGTTTACACTATAAATGTGAGGCGGCAAGGCAGCTATATGGCGGTCAACAGGGATTTCCCCAATCtaaaaaaatagaccaaaaatCCATCATTAGAAGTATAAGTACTTCCATATAAGGTCATGATACCGTAAATTacttttaaggacattttgatTACTTATAGGGATTATGAGGCAAACGTTTACAGTTTGTTGTATCATATTTCAACCGATGAAAGACCAGAATTACTAAGTATCTATACAAATAAGGATGTAAATCCCCTTTACACAAATACGCGCGTTTGACGTATTAAATTACAATCCGGGTACCTTTGGTAACTATCTATATAGTGTCTagaattatcatttttatacttTGTTGACTATGATTGATTTGGTCTTTAGGGCAAGAGGGCACCAATTATTGAAGCAATGTAAATTattcaatcattttgttatgatCTAGTTATAATACAAACCATTATTAGGAAAATATATGTgtctaataaaaaaagaagatgtggtatgttttcCAATAAGAAAACACTTaccaaagaccaaatgacactgaaattaaaaatataggtTACCGTAAGgacttcaacaattagcaaagccataccgcatagtcagctataaaaggccccgaaatgacaaatgtgaaacaaatgA
This is a stretch of genomic DNA from Mytilus trossulus isolate FHL-02 chromosome 6, PNRI_Mtr1.1.1.hap1, whole genome shotgun sequence. It encodes these proteins:
- the LOC134720714 gene encoding uncharacterized protein LOC134720714 — translated: MHLNHRRLCYKMESLYLIYCVLNSLFSLLCVKSADTKYMETSIRNYFSNTRHHDPEYKEYKYAAKEYIHGEFLRHGLTTEYHTFQEQSVSNTENFQSVIGIAKGTNFGKANDLIIGLGAHYDTVNETKGVNDNGAGVAAMLEVVRQLTDRNKNGVKRKNTIIFVAFDLEEYGSCRGTSDCKLPDVPLAGSRHFLKEWLPPWLILNYGNAVPAVIHGVIILDSMMNYNTSARSQTIPLQIEDTFETAFPESYASIASDNFQGDFLNLIYRKPTNDSYLAEEFLKSWGELGKAKYEIESLPLTFTKFSEIPSSDEKNILMNFMRSDHGNFWESDLPAIWLTDSADSRGDMIQCYHKECDNLQVMLTDENINFLGKTVDAIVTTIHKLSEPSGSGENDASRCNQQTLLTILTYIIYTKMM